A single genomic interval of uncultured Desulfobulbus sp. harbors:
- a CDS encoding choice-of-anchor I family protein, translated as MKKCFAVLAVTCACVIPVAAQATAIDMTWSHQWTASNDAKDGSASQTAEILARDESNNRIWVVGTEGIDILDATNGIRVATIDLSSYGEANSIAIQNGRVAVALSAADKTDPGKVIFYDLGCNWLSEVEVGANPDMVVFTQDGRLLVANEGEPDATDPVGSISIVATDYSVTTAGFEAFVGMEDALRNGGVRIFAGKSTAEDLEPEYIAVSPDGATAYVTLQENNSLAVVDLVSNTVTEILPLGTKAHSVADNGMDASNKDGIDGNIQTWPVQGMYMPDGIAAYQVNGNNYYVTANEGDSRNEAASVEDLRLDATTFPDASSLQKKENLGKLEVSTIDGDTDGDGDYDQLFSYGARSFSIWDADGQLVWDSGDFIETYLRDNYPALLDDGRSDNKGPEPEGVALLEAYGETLAFIGLERSNAIMAFDITDPTNPIFLSLFSTEGDEAPEGFLAYAYGGDYWLAVANEGSATTTLYQLHIRPVPEPTTALLFSCGIFGLALAGRRRR; from the coding sequence ATGAAGAAATGTTTTGCAGTACTTGCCGTGACCTGTGCCTGTGTGATCCCGGTGGCTGCCCAGGCGACAGCCATTGATATGACCTGGAGCCACCAGTGGACCGCGAGCAATGATGCCAAAGACGGGTCTGCTTCGCAAACAGCGGAGATCCTGGCTCGCGATGAGAGCAACAATCGCATCTGGGTTGTCGGTACCGAAGGCATCGACATCCTCGATGCAACCAACGGCATTCGGGTTGCGACCATTGATTTGAGCAGTTATGGGGAAGCCAACTCCATCGCCATTCAAAACGGCCGGGTTGCGGTTGCCCTGAGTGCGGCGGATAAGACCGACCCCGGCAAGGTCATTTTTTATGATCTGGGATGTAATTGGCTCAGTGAAGTGGAAGTCGGCGCCAATCCCGACATGGTCGTGTTTACCCAGGACGGTCGGCTGCTGGTGGCCAATGAGGGCGAACCGGATGCCACCGATCCGGTCGGCTCGATCAGTATCGTTGCCACCGACTACAGCGTGACCACCGCCGGCTTTGAGGCGTTTGTTGGCATGGAGGATGCTCTCCGCAATGGGGGGGTACGTATCTTTGCCGGCAAGAGCACCGCCGAGGACCTCGAGCCGGAGTACATCGCCGTGAGCCCGGACGGGGCAACCGCCTATGTGACCCTGCAGGAAAATAACAGTCTGGCCGTGGTCGATCTGGTCTCGAACACCGTCACTGAAATTCTTCCCCTGGGGACCAAGGCTCACAGTGTTGCCGACAACGGGATGGATGCCTCCAACAAGGACGGCATTGACGGCAACATTCAGACCTGGCCGGTGCAAGGTATGTATATGCCCGATGGCATCGCCGCCTATCAGGTCAACGGGAACAACTATTATGTGACCGCGAACGAGGGGGATTCGAGGAACGAGGCCGCAAGTGTCGAGGACCTGAGGCTGGATGCAACGACCTTTCCCGATGCCTCCAGTCTGCAGAAAAAAGAAAATCTGGGGAAGCTTGAGGTATCGACCATCGACGGCGACACGGACGGCGATGGGGATTACGATCAGCTCTTTTCCTATGGTGCGCGTTCCTTTTCCATTTGGGATGCCGATGGGCAGCTTGTGTGGGACAGCGGTGATTTCATCGAGACCTACCTGCGCGACAACTACCCAGCATTGCTCGATGACGGCCGCAGCGACAACAAAGGGCCCGAGCCGGAAGGCGTGGCCCTGCTCGAAGCCTACGGTGAGACCCTGGCTTTTATCGGTCTGGAGCGGAGCAACGCCATCATGGCCTTTGATATTACCGATCCGACCAACCCGATCTTCCTCAGTCTGTTCTCCACCGAAGGAGACGAGGCCCCGGAAGGCTTTCTGGCCTATGCGTATGGAGGCGACTATTGGCTGGCAGTGGCCAATGAGGGCAGCGCCACCACCACCTTGTACCAGTTGCACATCAGGCCGGTTCCGGAACCGACCACAGCACTGCTCTTTTCCTGCGGGATCTTCGGCCTGGCCCTGGCCGGACGGCGACGGAGATAA
- a CDS encoding gamma-glutamylcyclotransferase family protein: protein MKRLYFAYGSNMHLAQMRDRCPKSPLVGPGLLCGYRWIITTRGYANIVADSQAMVEGLLFQLDPEDERRLDGFEGVHLGNYRKVSVRVLSNREELNALTYIDPITTEGLPKGEYVGRINAAVRDAQLSPRYLHEVIRHYIPAS, encoded by the coding sequence ATGAAACGCCTCTATTTTGCCTACGGTTCCAATATGCACCTGGCGCAGATGCGCGACCGCTGTCCCAAGAGTCCCCTTGTAGGCCCGGGACTGCTGTGCGGGTACCGCTGGATCATCACCACCCGCGGTTACGCCAACATCGTTGCCGATTCCCAGGCTATGGTCGAGGGGCTGCTCTTTCAGCTCGACCCGGAGGATGAGCGGCGGTTGGATGGATTTGAGGGGGTGCATCTGGGGAACTATCGCAAGGTCAGTGTGCGGGTGCTCAGCAACCGCGAAGAGTTGAACGCACTGACCTATATCGATCCGATTACCACTGAAGGGCTTCCCAAAGGCGAATATGTGGGCAGGATCAACGCGGCGGTCCGTGACGCGCAACTTTCCCCCCGGTATCTGCACGAGGTAATCCGGCACTACATTCCCGCATCGTAA
- a CDS encoding radical SAM protein: protein MGRMRQRLGTMGRLLAGQAPGQLIIQLTDRCNARCPQCGMRVLNRFPRTRLDNDYVRRLLDAGAARGMRMVSFTGGEPMLLRDDLIELIDYAGKVGFQYIRTGTNGFLFRNHQDPRFSDRVNALAERLSATPLRNLWFSVDSAEPEMHDTMRGFPGVLQGIAKALPIFHAHGLYPSANVGLNRNLTHETMQLKPLADGGDGEQFAETFGDGLARLYTLLLDMGFTLTSACYPMSVEPDDSGLQAVYGATAAEQLVRFDQREKVLLYQALTENVRKFRAQLRIVTPLSSLQSLIMQHSGRDGAEYGCRGGIDYLFVDSVDGQTYPCGYRGAEPMGRLWELDENRRKANCKGMCRRCDWECFRDPSELFGPVLRGLSRPWQLVDELRRDPQFFRLWREDLSYARACDLYDGRKAPDFARLQSFACAQSVGKPSFASPVFAANAVRVAERVE, encoded by the coding sequence ATGGGCAGGATGAGGCAAAGGCTGGGAACAATGGGGCGACTGCTTGCAGGACAGGCGCCGGGACAACTGATCATTCAGCTGACCGATCGATGCAATGCCCGTTGTCCGCAATGCGGCATGCGGGTGTTGAACCGGTTTCCGCGCACACGGCTGGACAATGATTATGTCAGACGGCTGCTCGATGCCGGAGCCGCGCGCGGCATGCGCATGGTCTCGTTTACCGGCGGTGAGCCGATGTTGCTGCGGGATGATCTGATCGAGTTGATCGACTATGCCGGTAAGGTTGGATTTCAGTATATCCGCACCGGCACCAACGGTTTTCTTTTCCGCAATCACCAGGACCCCCGTTTTTCCGACCGGGTCAACGCCCTGGCCGAACGGTTGTCCGCCACCCCCCTGCGCAACCTCTGGTTTTCAGTCGATTCCGCCGAACCCGAAATGCACGATACCATGCGCGGATTTCCCGGCGTGCTCCAGGGCATCGCCAAGGCCCTGCCCATCTTCCATGCCCATGGCCTCTACCCCTCGGCCAATGTGGGGCTCAACCGCAACCTTACCCATGAAACCATGCAGCTCAAACCGCTTGCCGATGGAGGCGATGGCGAGCAGTTTGCAGAAACGTTTGGTGATGGTTTGGCACGCCTGTACACGCTTCTGCTCGATATGGGCTTCACCCTGACCAGTGCCTGTTACCCGATGAGCGTGGAGCCCGACGATTCCGGGCTGCAAGCGGTCTATGGGGCGACCGCGGCCGAGCAGCTGGTTCGCTTCGACCAGCGAGAAAAAGTCTTGCTCTATCAGGCGCTCACCGAGAATGTGCGCAAGTTTCGTGCGCAGCTCAGAATCGTCACCCCGCTCTCCTCGCTGCAGAGCCTGATCATGCAGCATAGCGGTCGGGATGGGGCAGAATATGGCTGCCGCGGCGGGATCGATTATTTGTTTGTCGACAGTGTCGATGGGCAGACCTATCCCTGCGGATATCGGGGTGCAGAGCCCATGGGGCGCTTGTGGGAGCTTGATGAGAATCGTCGGAAGGCCAACTGCAAGGGGATGTGTCGGCGTTGCGATTGGGAGTGCTTCCGCGATCCATCGGAGTTGTTTGGGCCAGTTTTGCGCGGTCTGTCCAGGCCGTGGCAACTTGTGGACGAGCTTCGGCGTGATCCGCAGTTCTTTCGATTGTGGCGGGAGGACCTCAGTTACGCCCGCGCCTGTGATCTCTATGACGGTCGCAAGGCTCCCGATTTTGCCCGGCTGCAATCCTTTGCCTGCGCACAAAGCGTCGGCAAGCCATCGTTTGCCTCTCCCGTCTTTGCCGCCAATGCCGTCCGGGTGGCGGAGCGAGTGGAATGA